The following nucleotide sequence is from Basilea psittacipulmonis DSM 24701.
TCCGATAGGATCAATACGCTTATCATACGCCACGACTGCAATCTTCGCTCTTACGCCCGGATCACGAGAAGCCGCTTTAATCTCTAACAATCCCTGTTCAATTTCAGGCACTTCATTGACAAAAAGCTCACGCAAAAATTCTGGGCTAGTTCGAGTAAGAATAATTGACTGTGAACGAGAATTTCTATCTACTCTTGCAATATACGCACGTACACGATCGCCTGTACGCATGTTCTCACGCGGAATCATCTCGTTTCTTGGTAGTCGTGCTTCTACTTTACCGATTTCCACGATCGCATCGCCTTTGTCCAGACGTTTCACAATACCTGAGACAATCTTTTCACCACGATCCAACAATTCATCAATCATTTGTTGACGTTCTGCATCGCGAATTTTTTGCATTAATGTTTGTTTAGCGACTTGAGCGCCAATACGGCCCAAATCATCGCCCTCAAGCTCTTCTTCCACATACTCACCTACCTGAATAGCAGGATTAACTTCTTGGGCATCCATCAATAATTCTTCACGATCAGGATTTTGTAAACCCGCTTCGTTTGGAACAACTACCCAGCGACGTTTACAACGATATTCGCCTGTCTGACGATCGATCTGAACCACAATATCAGCATCTTCGTCTTTAAAACGTTTTTTAGTAGCCAGTGCCAAGGCCGCTTCTAATGCACTAAATACAATCTCTTTCTCTACGTTTTTTTCTCTTGCCAACGCATCGACAAATAATAAAATATCTTTGTTCATCGGTTCTTACCCTTAAAATCTAAAACTGGATCTAATTTTCCTTTTGCGACCTCTTCCACTGCAAAGACTAATTCTTTCTCTTCAGCCTCTAATTCAATCGCAAATTTACCCTCTTCTTTTTTCTGCAAAATCCCTTTAAACACTTTCTGGTTATTAATCGCTTGGTGCAGCTTAATCTCCACTCTTTCACCGACAAAACGTTCATAATCCTGACGATGACGCAATGGACGATCCAACCCTGGAGAACTTACTTCCAAACGATTGTAGTCAACGTTTTCAACTTCATAAACTCTAGAAAGCTGACGTGAAACTTTCTCGCAATCTTCGATTTTCACCCCATTAGGCGTATCAATCGTCACTCGCAACAAGCCTGCAGGAGCTCGTTCCACATCAATCAACTCAATATTTTCACCTAGCCCTAAAATGGCATCCTGTGTTATCTGAAATATATCTATCATGTCTATAAGTAAAAAAAGCCCGCCAATAGTGTGAATAAACCTGTATTTTGGTCTATCCAAGCTATCTGCATGCTTAAAAAATATAAAGGTATGCAAAAAAAAGGGGACTCAAAAGACTGGTCCCATTCAAAGATCATCTATAAACTGCCATTTTAGCATGAAAAACTTTATTTGTGAGCTAACTAGCCGATTATGTTATTAAAAATTCCCCAAACTAGACTCATGAATATTTGCTTTTCTGCTAGGAGATTTACTGGAAACGATTCTTTTTTTGCGAACCGTCACCTTTTGATCAAATCCTGGCGGCATGGCACTTTCATAACTGACTGGCTGTGCGTGACGACGAGAAGCACCTTTCTTAGATCGAGATTTTGAGTCTTCTTGAGGCAATTCACTTTCCAAACCCAAACGAATAAACAAAGCCATCACCACATCAGCTTCCAACTCTTCAAAACGACCTCGTTTCAATCCCGTTGGCAAAGAAATATCGCCAAATCGTGTACGCATCAGACGACTAACCGTTAAACCCACGGCCGCAAACATACGTCTTACCTCACGATTACGCCCTTCACGAATCACCACACGATACCAACGATTACTTCCTTCGCCACCCAAATAATCTAAGGCATCAAAGGCTGCCAATCCATCCTCAAGCTCAACCCCTTTTAGTAGCTGATCTCGAATCTCGTCCGTTAAGTCCCCCAAGACACGAACCGCATACTCACGTTCACTTTCATATCTTGGGTGCATCAAACGATTCGCCAAAGCACCCGATGTCGTTAAAATCATCAACCCTTCTGTATTCAAGTCAAGTCGTCCAACAGAAATCCATTTTCCAGTACGCATTTTAGGTAAACGATCAAACACACTCGCTCTACCATCTGGATCATCATGACTAACAATCTCACCAGCAGGTTTATGATACAAAATGACTCTTGGCAAACGATTTAACTTGGGACGCTGAACCAATCGACCATTCACCCTAACCACATCGCTATAAGAGACTCTTTGACCAATATAAGCAGGCTCCCCATTCACCGACACACGACCGGCCACGATTAATTCTTCCATCTCACGACGAGAACCAACACCCGCTTCTGCCAATACCTTATGTAACTTAGGCTGAATACGCTCACTGTTTAAATAAGAACTCAGACTTTCTTTTACGTTCTGAGACTGATACACAGGCATATCATCCATATTATTTTCTGGGAAAGCCACATCAAAGGCCAATTTCTTCGCCAATTTCGCTTTCTTAGCATTAAGTCTTTTGCTTCGATGTCCGCGTACCTTTGTTTCAAGTACTCTTTTTGTCTCTACTGGCTCCACCGTCGCTTCATTTCTCGCTTCTGGCACCTGTTCTTTTTTCTTACGTGAATCTGACCCTAAACGACGAGCAAAAGGCGTTCTTAACTTACGTCCTTTAACTTTTTTAGGGGATTCATCCGTTGTATTGACTTCTATATCGCTCATAATTATTTGAACCCATGGATTCAGAAATCGTATCTGACCATTCTATTTTTAGTTTGATTGCCCAAAACCAGGTAATAAATCCATCTCTGTTTCTGATAATTGAGACAACTTAGCTTCCAACTCTTCGCCCATTTCTAATTCTGGCAAATCATCTAATGTTTTTAAACCAAGATCATTTAAAAACTGCTTCGTTGTGCCTAATAACGCAGGTCTTCCGGGAGCATCTCGATACCCTAATACCTCAACCCAGCCTCGATCTTCTAATGTCCTAATAATCTGGGAAGAAACAGTTACCCCTCTAATATCCTCAATATCTCCTCGAGTAACTGGTTGTCGCCATGCGATAATAGCCAGTGTTTCTAGTACTGCACGAGAATATTTAGGAGGTTTTTCAGGATTCAGCCGTTCTAAATAACGCTGCATCTCTGGTTTGCTTTGAAAACGCCAGCCTGTCGCCAGCTCTACTAATTCTAACCCTTTATCGCTCCAATCACACCTAATATTTTCTAAATGTTGCAAAACTGCAACACTATCAACATCTTGATCAAAGAGTTTTTTAATTTCTGATACTGGCATGGGTTCTGCACTACATAACAGTGCTGTTTCGATTATTTTTTTTGCTAATTCTTCATTCATCATTTTCATTCACACCCGTATCAAAGGGCTTATTGCCTATTCTTTCTATCCTGTATTTTTAAAATAAAATTAAATTTGGTCTTGCATAATTATAACAGTTTACGCTATAATTATCACTTCATCAGACGCGGGGTAGAGCAGTCTGGTAGCTCGTCGGGCTCATAACCCGGAGGTCGTAGGTTCAAATCCTGCCCCCGCAACCAACTTGCGAGACTGGTTTAGGTTTGAAATCATCGCTGGTAAAACCAGATTCATCTTCCCTTCATTTCTTTTAAATTCCATACAAATAATCATCCTGTTTTTGAATAATTAAATTATGCTATGATAGGTCGTATCACACAAACAGGCTGAGGATAATTATGTCTGATAAAGAAAAGAAACATCATATATTTAAGTTTGACAAACCTATGCCCAAAATCGATCGTCCCATCGTTAAAGTCATCCCTATGGATTTAAGCGATCATGAAGCGTCTGATCGATTAATTAAACGTTCTCTTAAACGCATTTACGAAGCCCATAAAGAAGCGATTGACAGGCTTGCTTATAAATGATGATTGATTTAATCAAGTTTGAGAAGAAAGCGTTATTGGAGACGACCCTCTCTTAGCGGTTCTACCGTTTAAACGAATGGATGAGCACGAACGGCAACGCTTTCTTTTTTACCACACCACCACCCCAACAACTCAGCAATCTCGCTCCCACTCTTTCCATTACCCTCCAACCTGTCTCATCAGGATAACCAGCAACAATTCAACGACTTTACCTCGGATACAGTCAAACATATTACCCATCAAAACCTTTGATAACCATAAAAAAACCGAGTCCACAAGGAACTCGGTTTTCGGTTCGATAAAAACGTATAAATTAACGTTTTGAGAACTGTTTGCGACGACGTGCTTTGTGAAGACCCACTTTCTTACGTTCAACTTCACGAGCATCACGAGTCACGAAACCAGCCTTAGATAGAACAGGTTTCAACGTCTCATCATAGTCAATCAAAGCACGAGTGATACCAAAACGTACCGCACCTGCTTGACCACTTTCACCACCGCCATAAACATTAATCTGAAGATCAAACGCTTCTGTCAAATCAGTTAAAACAAGTGGTTGACGAACTACCATGCGACCTGTTTCACGGCCAAAATAATCTTCTAAGGTCTTACCGTTCACCAAAATTTTACCTGTACCTTTTTTCAAGAATACACGAGCAACTGAGGTTTTACGACGACCAGTACCATAATTCCAATTTCCGATCATGATCTAATCCTTAAATATCCAATGGTTGTGGTTGCTGAGCTGCATGAGGATGCTCTGCACCAGCATAGATTTTAAGTTTCTTGATCATGGCGTAACCAAGAGGACCTTTAGGTAACATACCTTTTACAGCCTTCTCTAATGCACGACCAGGAAAACGTTCTTG
It contains:
- the nusA gene encoding transcription termination factor NusA, which gives rise to MNKDILLFVDALAREKNVEKEIVFSALEAALALATKKRFKDEDADIVVQIDRQTGEYRCKRRWVVVPNEAGLQNPDREELLMDAQEVNPAIQVGEYVEEELEGDDLGRIGAQVAKQTLMQKIRDAERQQMIDELLDRGEKIVSGIVKRLDKGDAIVEIGKVEARLPRNEMIPRENMRTGDRVRAYIARVDRNSRSQSIILTRTSPEFLRELFVNEVPEIEQGLLEIKAASRDPGVRAKIAVVAYDKRIDPIGTCVGMRGSRVSAVRNELGGEQIDIVIWSDDPAEFAINALSPATVQSIELDEDERVMNVIVDEENLPKAIGSRGQNVRLASELIGWQINILTSEESQNRQEKETIILRNMFVNQLDVDVAIADILIESGFTSLEEVAYVPEEELLEIDDFDEELVGELRQRARSALQDSDDASIAVDQAFLDLKGMTPEVVEKLAEARITTLDDLADLSTDELVQIAKISEEDAADLILKARAHWFEEENK
- the rimP gene encoding ribosome maturation factor RimP; translation: MIDIFQITQDAILGLGENIELIDVERAPAGLLRVTIDTPNGVKIEDCEKVSRQLSRVYEVENVDYNRLEVSSPGLDRPLRHRQDYERFVGERVEIKLHQAINNQKVFKGILQKKEEGKFAIELEAEEKELVFAVEEVAKGKLDPVLDFKGKNR
- the rpsI gene encoding 30S ribosomal protein S9, translated to MIGNWNYGTGRRKTSVARVFLKKGTGKILVNGKTLEDYFGRETGRMVVRQPLVLTDLTEAFDLQINVYGGGESGQAGAVRFGITRALIDYDETLKPVLSKAGFVTRDAREVERKKVGLHKARRRKQFSKR